CCATCGGAAGTGGTGAAGCCTACCTTGTAGCCATTATTTTTTACGATGTGTGCGATCAAACGAGTAGTCGTTGTTTTTCCATTGGTACCAGTCACTGCAATAATTGGAATGCGTGAAGGTTTTCCTAACGGATACAACATATCGATTACCGGAGCAGCTACATTACGTGGCAATCCTTCGGATGGTGCCAAGTGCATTCTAAATCCAGGAGCAGCATTCACTTCTAAAATAACACCACCATTTTCTTTGAGTGATTGTGTTAGATTTTTTGCCATGATATCAATTCCGCAAACATCTAATCCGATGACACGTGAAATACGTTCTGCTAAAAATATATTCTCAGGATGCACCATGTCGGTTACATCAATGGATGTTCCACCCGTACTTAAATTCGCGGTTGATTTTAAATACACCACTTCTTTTGCAGGAGGAATACTTTCTAGTGTATAATTTTTCTTTTCCAACAAATCCATGGTATCTCTGTCGACTGCAATCTCCGTCAACACATTTTCATGTCCATATCCTCTGCGCGGATCTTTGTTTGTTTCATCAATCAACTGCTGAATGGTTTGTTTTCCATCACCAATCACATTGGCCGGAACGCGTTGCGCGGCAGCCACCAATTTATTGTCGATGACCAACATTCGAAAATCGAAGCCGGTTACAAAGCGTTCAACAATTACTTTTCTGGAATATTTTTGTGCGAACAACATTCCGGCAACAGCGTCTTCCCATTTATTTACATTGATAGAAACCCCTTTACCATGATTACCATCCAACGGTTTTAATACAATCGGATAACCGATGCGCTTGATAGTTGCTTCCAAATCTTCCTCATCCACACAAATATCTCCTTTGGCAACCGGAATGGAAGCCGCATCCAACATTTGTTTGGTTTGCTCTTTATTACAAGCAATGTCAACAGCAATGCTGCTGGTTTTACAGGTGATTGTTGCTTGAAAACGCATTTGGTTAACGCCATATCCCAGCTGAACAAGAGAATTTGTTCCCAAGCGAATCCAAGGAATATCGCGTGCAACAGCCTCATCCACAATACTTCCGGTGCTTGGCCCAAGACGAACATCTTCACGGATTTCACGCATCTTTTTTAAGTCGGCTTGTAAATCGTAAGGTTTATTATCTACCAAAGCCTGGGCGATGTTTACTGCAGATTCAGCAGCAAAAATTCCTACTTTTTCTTCAACATAACTAAAAACAACATTGTAAACTCCGGGAGTTTTGGTCTCGCGCGTTCTTCCATAACCTGTTTCCATTCCAGCCAACGATTGAGTCTCCAATGCAATGTGTTCAATTACATGTCCCATCCAAGTTCCACGTTCGATGCGTTGAAAGAATCCTCCTCTAACTTCTTCGGAACAGCGGTGTTCGATCATCGTTGGAAACATGGCTTCTAATCGTTCACGAAATCCAGGAATTTTGTTTGTTGGAAGCTGTTCTAAATCTTCCAAATCCAATCGCATTTGTATCAATTTCTTTCTGCTGACACTCCAAATATTCGGTCCGCGCAATGCTTGTACATTAAGTATTTTCATAAGTAACTATTTGTTTTTCTGTTTTGAGTAGCTTGAATGGCCTTATAGGGCACAAATCGATGTAAGATAAAAGGAAATTTTATGAAATCAAAGAAAATTCGTTTTTTAACCTCACCCCAACCCTCTTCTTGTTCAAGCAGAGGGGGTCAACAGAATAATACACAATAACCTTTTAATAACTAAAGGAATATTTCGAAAAATATATTGGTTTTAAAGTTATTTTTATACTGATAAAATAAGCATGTAATTTAAAAACAGATCGATGAATCCTAAAGGCAAACTAATCGTAATTGGGGGGGCTGTAGACAAAGGAAGTTTTACAGAAAAGAATTTCGACAAACAAGTTGAAAAAAATCTGAATTTTTTCGAAACCGGTATTTTAAAGCGTTTGCTTGTTGAATCCAGATTAAAAGAAAATTCTCAAATTGAGATCATTACAACGGCATCAAAAATTCCAAAAGAAGTTGGTCCGGAATACGCAAAAGCACTAGAATATTTAGGTGCAAAAAATGT
This portion of the Bacteroidota bacterium genome encodes:
- the cphA gene encoding cyanophycin synthetase, encoding MKILNVQALRGPNIWSVSRKKLIQMRLDLEDLEQLPTNKIPGFRERLEAMFPTMIEHRCSEEVRGGFFQRIERGTWMGHVIEHIALETQSLAGMETGYGRTRETKTPGVYNVVFSYVEEKVGIFAAESAVNIAQALVDNKPYDLQADLKKMREIREDVRLGPSTGSIVDEAVARDIPWIRLGTNSLVQLGYGVNQMRFQATITCKTSSIAVDIACNKEQTKQMLDAASIPVAKGDICVDEEDLEATIKRIGYPIVLKPLDGNHGKGVSINVNKWEDAVAGMLFAQKYSRKVIVERFVTGFDFRMLVIDNKLVAAAQRVPANVIGDGKQTIQQLIDETNKDPRRGYGHENVLTEIAVDRDTMDLLEKKNYTLESIPPAKEVVYLKSTANLSTGGTSIDVTDMVHPENIFLAERISRVIGLDVCGIDIMAKNLTQSLKENGGVILEVNAAPGFRMHLAPSEGLPRNVAAPVIDMLYPLGKPSRIPIIAVTGTNGKTTTTRLIAHIVKNNGYKVGFTTSDGIYVQNHMLEKGDTTGPLSTEFILKDPTVEFAVLETARGGILRSGLGFSRCDIGIITNIQEDHLGISDIHDLKDLSRVKAVVVNSVKKDGWAVLNAEDVNCVEIAKNLDCKVAYFSMNEHCDVIVNHCRTGGIAAIYENGYITIKKGDWKMRVEKATHVPLTLNGKAKFMIANVLAATLANYLWGFKTEDIKTSLATFIPSAAQTPGRMNIFDFKKFKVMIDFAHNPSGYLGVEDFLQSIKSAHKVGIIAGVGDRRDADIKDCAIIAARMFDHIIIRQEKHLRGRTEEEIINLIIDGIKSVDKAVTYEIIPKETDAIKHAINIAKEGTFITALSDVITNAIEVVQQHLDKEVEEEA